The nucleotide window TGATCTTTTCCCGGTTCGAAAGAAGCTCGTCCAGGTCCACCTGGCCGAGCACGCTCCGCAGAGTGGTTTGGGAGAGCTGGCTGGTGGCGTAGAGGTAATCCTCCACCTCCACGATCGCCCTCTGGGGCTCTATCACCCGGAAATAGATCACCGCCGACACCTTGACCGTAACGTTGTCATGGGTAATCACGTCCTGGGGGGGCACCTCGAAAGCCACCGTCCGCAGCGTCACCCGCACCAGCCGGTCCACCCCCGGAATGATGAAGAACAGCCCCGGTCCCCGCACTCCGGCCATGCGCCCCAGCCGGAACAGCACCCCCCGTTCGTATTCCGGCAGAATCCGCACTGCGCTGCTGACGAACATCACCGCCAGGCCGAACAGAAACAGGAGCGGTATGTAGTTGAAGATGTCGAACATGATGACCTCCTGCCAGGGAATTCCTCCGGATCAGTGAGACATCCACCCGGAATTACTACCGCACGTGAGCGTTCCGCTCCTCGGTCGCGATCACCGCTCCGGGAGCCTTTTCACCTTGAGCCGCATTCCCTCCACCCCCTCCACCGTGATCCGGCTGCCCGCATCGATCGCCTCGTCGCTCCAGGCATCCCAGTATTCGCCGGTCACGAAAACCTTTCCTCCTGCTCGCGCGATGCCGCTTTCGGCTGTTCCCGCCTGTCCGATCAGCCCTTCCCGGCCGGTGACCGGCTGCCGGCGATGAACGCGCAGCGCCTTGGTAATGACGACCACGAAAAATCCGGTCGTGGAAAGCACCGTTACTGCAATCACGCTCCAGGAGACACGCAGGAAGGGGGCTGACGACTCGAACAGCAGCAGTGAGCCGAGTATCATCGAAACCACCCCGCCTACGGTCAGCATACCGTGGGATACGACCTTGATCTCTGCCACCAGGAAAACCAGCGCCAGCAGGATCAGCAGAATGCCGGCATAGTTGACCGGCAGCGCCTGAAACGCGAAAAAGGCCAGGATCAGGCAGATCCCCCCCACCACCCCCGGCAGGATCGCCCCCGGATTGGACAGCTCGAAGAACAGCCCCATCATGCCCAGCATCATCAGGACATAGGCTATGTTGGGGTTGCTGATGGCACTCAGGATCCGCTCCGCGCTTCCCATCTCCGCCGTTACCACCTCTGCACCGGCCAGCCGCAGCACTGTATCCTGCGCTCCGCGCCTGAGGTGCCGTCCGTCCAATTGCTGCAGCAGATCCTTCCTGTCCCGCGCAATCAGGTCGATCACCTTTCCCGCCAGGGCCCGTTCGGCACTGACGGAAAGGCTGTCGCGCACCATCTGGCGCGCCAGGGCCTCATCCCGTCCCCGGGTGCGAGCAATTCCCTCTGCGTAGGCCACGGCGTCGTTAACCACCTTGGCCTCCATGGTTTTATCGCTCTTTTCTCCCAACGCCACGGGATGAGCTGCACCGATGGTGGTGCCGGGCGCCATGGCGGCAACATCCGCTGCCAGGGCGATAATCGCTCCGGCCGAGGCGGCCCTGGCTCCGGAAGGGGCCACATACACCACCACCGGGACCGGACTGGCCATGATGTCCCTGACCATCTCCCGCATGGCCGTATCGAGCCCCCCCGGGGTATCCATCTCGATCAGCACCAGCCGGTCATGCCGCCGGGCGGCCTCGTTCAGGTTGCGATGCAGGAAGTGGGCGGTTATGGGCGTGATCGGCGCACTGATCCCGAGCGCCCGTATCCCGGCACCGTCGGCCGGCGCCAGTGTTGCGAACGCAAACAACGCGATGCCCAAAACGATCAGACGCATGACAATCCCTCGATGGTGCTGCTGGTTACATTATACGGTATTTCCCGGGGGGCACAAAAACCTCCTCCGGTTGGGACCGGAACTCGAAGCGTGCGTCATCCCTCGTCCCCGGAAACCTGAAGTCCCCGGTTCATTTACATGCCGGAAAAATGCAGTACCATGGACATAGGATGCAGTACCCGCCGTAACCGTGGATTGCCGCTGTTGAACTGTGTTTCGCCGCAACCGGAGTTGCGGTTGCAGCCACTGCAGTGCATGATCGGGCGGAAACAAGACCGGGGAATGGGCCCGGATGGCCGGGTCCGGAAGGAACGTGAGGTGTGCGGACGATTCACTTCTTTCGTATCTCCTGAAACGCTTGCCGACAGATTCGGCGTGCCACTGCCGGAACCCGTCCCGCCGCGCTACAACATCGCTCCCACACAGCAGGTGCGGGTAGTTCGGAACGGCGATGGCGGCCGACAGCTCGCGGATGTGCGTTGGGGGCGGCTGCCCTCCTGGCCCAACGATCTGGACATCGACAGCGAAGCTGTCAGCACACGGGCGGAAGCATTGCCGGCACTGGCGGCTGATCGCGACTTTCCACGGGCCCCCTGCCTGGTCCCTGCCAGCGGTTTTTTTGCCTGGAAGCATGCAGGCGGCACATGCCAGCCATGGTACGTCACCCGCAAGGACGGCGCTCCGATCGGGTTGGCCGG belongs to Geobacter sp. SVR and includes:
- a CDS encoding slipin family protein, yielding MFDIFNYIPLLFLFGLAVMFVSSAVRILPEYERGVLFRLGRMAGVRGPGLFFIIPGVDRLVRVTLRTVAFEVPPQDVITHDNVTVKVSAVIYFRVIEPQRAIVEVEDYLYATSQLSQTTLRSVLGQVDLDELLSNREKINKELQEILDRHTGPWGVKVATVEVKNIDLPQEMQRAIARQAEAERERRSKVIHAEGELQASEKLAQAANVLAMEPTALQLRYLQTLTEISSEKNSTVVFPVPIDLIKMFMQQREKA
- a CDS encoding nodulation protein NfeD, translated to MRLIVLGIALFAFATLAPADGAGIRALGISAPITPITAHFLHRNLNEAARRHDRLVLIEMDTPGGLDTAMREMVRDIMASPVPVVVYVAPSGARAASAGAIIALAADVAAMAPGTTIGAAHPVALGEKSDKTMEAKVVNDAVAYAEGIARTRGRDEALARQMVRDSLSVSAERALAGKVIDLIARDRKDLLQQLDGRHLRRGAQDTVLRLAGAEVVTAEMGSAERILSAISNPNIAYVLMMLGMMGLFFELSNPGAILPGVVGGICLILAFFAFQALPVNYAGILLILLALVFLVAEIKVVSHGMLTVGGVVSMILGSLLLFESSAPFLRVSWSVIAVTVLSTTGFFVVVITKALRVHRRQPVTGREGLIGQAGTAESGIARAGGKVFVTGEYWDAWSDEAIDAGSRITVEGVEGMRLKVKRLPER
- a CDS encoding SOS response-associated peptidase, which codes for MCGRFTSFVSPETLADRFGVPLPEPVPPRYNIAPTQQVRVVRNGDGGRQLADVRWGRLPSWPNDLDIDSEAVSTRAEALPALAADRDFPRAPCLVPASGFFAWKHAGGTCQPWYVTRKDGAPIGLAGVIGDWTTPGGTCIETCTIVTTGAGDLVRQLCERMPAIIAPDRFDEWLAAPLPLPSAMLPLLNHLPAGQLWSYPVNPVVNRPAHDAADCIEPAHRT